GGGACCGGACGGCGCATCGACCTACCGAGGGCACCGAAACCCTCGCGTGGCTCTGCCCGGAACGCGCGGTGTTCGCGTGGCTCGACGCCTCCGGCCGCCGCGCACACCTGCACCAGACAGTCGGGCCGGCACCGCACCGGAGGGGTGCCCCTGCTGCCCGGTATCACCAAGGGTGCCGGAGTACGACGTACCGCTCTGACCGACCGGCACGTCACTCCCGTCGTCGAAGCCACTGCCGCGTCCGGCACGCGTTCGCCATCGCAGCCGAGCTAGGGCGTGTGTCGAAGTCGGTTACAGCCACTCGTTGATGGCGGCGAGGTGGATTGTGGCTTCGTAGCGGACGGCGAGCTTGTCGAAGCGGGTGGCGACGGCGCGGTCGCGTTTGAGCCGGTTGATGGGGCACTCGACGGCGTGACGTTGCTGGTAGACCTGCGGGTCGAACGCCGGTGGTCGGCCGCCCTTGGACCTGTGGGGCTCGGCGTGGCGTCGACCGATCTCGATGAGAACTATGCCCGGTCCGCGGCCCGCAGCCGTGGCCACCGCTGCTCGGTCCAGGCCCGCAACAGCCACTCCATCGGCCCGTACCGGAACCGGGCCATCCACGCCGCGCTGGCGGCGAGCTGCACACAGTAGATCGCGACCGCGATGAGGACGACGACCGCGGGCGCGACGGCACCAGCGAGGCCCAGCCCGACGCCGGTGAAGACCAGCACGCAGAGCAGCGACTGACCCAGGTAGTTCGACAGGGACATCCGTCCGGCCGGCGCGAGTACGGCGACGACCCGCCGCCCCCGGTCGGTCTGGAAGAACTGGAGCAGGGTCGCGGCGTACGCGGCCGCGAGCAGCGGCGCGGTGAGCACGCCCGCCGTCAGCCCGGTCAGGTTGGCGGTGCCCCCGCCCGATGCGAAGATCACCGCACCGGCCAGGCCGACCGGATAGCCCAGCTGCTGCACCCGGCGCAGGAGCTGCCGGTTCCCGACGACGTCGGTGAGCAGCCGGCGCCGCCCGGCCGCGTAACCGAAAAGGAAGGCCGAGAGGGCGAGCGGCCCCTGCACGAGGAGCGTGCCGAACATCGCCGGCAGCTGGCGTACGTGCTCGGTGATCACCGAGCCGATCCCACCCTGTAGTGCCTCGGTGGACCGCTGCCCCGCCGCCAGTGCCGTCGCCGGATCGGTGACCAGCTGGGTCCCGCCCGTGGCGGCGAGCGCGAGGACGAAGCCGATCCCGCCGGTCAGCAGTACGGCGACGCGCAGCGCGGTCCCGATGCCGGCTCCCCGCATGGCGAGCAGGACCAGACCGAGCAACGCGTACGTGGTCAGGATGTCGCCCTGGAACAGCAGCACCGCGTGCAGGATGCCGAGCACGAAGAGCCCTGCCAGCCGTCGCCGGAACCGTGGGGCGACATCGACGCCGCGCCGCGCGGCGGAATCGAGCTGGAGCGTGAAGCTGTAGCCGAACAGAAAGGAGAAGAGCAGGTACGCCTTCATCGCGAAGAGCAGCTCGACCAGCCACAGGACCACCTGGTCGCCCCACGAGTCGTGCGCGGGATCCGGAACCAGATGGAAGGGATACCCGGAGGCGAAGAAGGCGATGTTGACGACCAGGATGAGGAGCAGCGCCACGGCGCGCAGCGCGTCGACATCGACGATCCGGGAGAGCGTCGCGGACGACGCTCGATTCCCGACGGGCGGGTCCTTGATGGAGTGGCTCACGTGACAACCTCCGAAACGGACAGGAATCGTGTTCGATGACTGTCCTGCGAGCCTATGAAGCGGCCTGTCCGGATGACAGCCGGTGAGCGGGAAGATCGCCGGTGGGGTAGGCCCTACCCGCTACACACCCAGAATCTCAACCTACAAATCCGGCGCCGCGAACCCGACATCGGCGCGCGCCCATCCTGCAACGAGCCCCACACCGCTACACCCGGATGGTCCCGACACGCCGCGGCCAGCGCCTGCTCGCCCACCTCGCCCAACCCGACATCCGCGAACTGCTCACCCGCTACGCCAGCGCGAACGCCCGCCCAAATGCGGGCCATACAGGCGTTCCGCCCAGCAGTAACGCGCCCGCTAACCCCAACGAATACGCCGTCGCCAACACGCGCCACAGACAGTCGCCCATGCACACCAACCAGCGACGGCCAACCGTACCCATCCAACAAATCATCAAGAAGGCGCCAACTTGCTGAGACAGCCGCGCCGCCATCCCGGCGAGAAACGGCAGCCGCGCGCAGGTCAACGCGCTGACCAGCGCCAACTCGGCTGAGA
The Micromonospora pisi DNA segment above includes these coding regions:
- a CDS encoding DUF418 domain-containing protein, whose protein sequence is MSHSIKDPPVGNRASSATLSRIVDVDALRAVALLLILVVNIAFFASGYPFHLVPDPAHDSWGDQVVLWLVELLFAMKAYLLFSFLFGYSFTLQLDSAARRGVDVAPRFRRRLAGLFVLGILHAVLLFQGDILTTYALLGLVLLAMRGAGIGTALRVAVLLTGGIGFVLALAATGGTQLVTDPATALAAGQRSTEALQGGIGSVITEHVRQLPAMFGTLLVQGPLALSAFLFGYAAGRRRLLTDVVGNRQLLRRVQQLGYPVGLAGAVIFASGGGTANLTGLTAGVLTAPLLAAAYAATLLQFFQTDRGRRVVAVLAPAGRMSLSNYLGQSLLCVLVFTGVGLGLAGAVAPAVVVLIAVAIYCVQLAASAAWMARFRYGPMEWLLRAWTEQRWPRLRAADRA